Below is a genomic region from Flavobacterium ginsengisoli.
GCAAATTGTCCGTCAGAGTTTTGATATTTTCTACAGAATAAATCATTTAAATCGGCTGGACTTGAAGCATAAAATGTTGCAAAATCTTTTCCATACAATTGCATTCCGCCTGGTTTGTTGTAGAAAATAGTAGCATCTAAACGAGGGTCATCTGCTCCTGTTTTTGTTTTTTCTTCTTTAAATTCATTGAATAATGCCCAAGTTGGCTGTACGTCTGTCCATCCAAAAGCACGTGGCGCATACGTAATTGCTCTTGCCGATGTTTTTCCCCATCCTGAAGCTGGCGCACCTCCCCAACCTAAATCAACTCCTCCGGCATCACGGCTGAATTGCACTTCAAAAAGAGATTCTGAATTATTTTCGTTTGCTGTTGTGAAGTTATCACGATAATTTGCAACTAGAGAATAAACTCCCAAATCTATTACTTGTTTAAAAGTTGTTTTTGCATTAGAAAAATCTTTAGTAAACAAATATGCTTTTCCTAAATATCCTAAAGCAGCACCTTTTGTAGCGCGTCCTTTTTGTCCTGCATCTAATCCTGAAATTCCAGTATAAGAATTTGGAAGTAATTCGGCAGCGACTTTAAAGTCTGAGATAACTTGCGCCCAACCTTCTTCTTGTGTTTTTTGAGGATAATAAACCGCCAATTCTGTTGGAAGAGGTACATTTTTAAACATGTTTACAGCATGGAAAAAGAACAATCCTCTTAAGAAATAAGCCTGTCCTATTATTCTGTTTTTTAAAGCTTCGTCTTCAAAATCAATTCCTGGTACATTTGTTAAAACTTGATTAGCACGATAAATACCTTGGTAATAAGTTTCGTAAGCCCATCCGTAAATAGTCTGCATCTGCAACATTAGAATTGAAATGTCCAACATTATACATAGAACCCCAAGGGCTATTTGTACGCGAATCATCTGCTTTTACATCTAATAATAATGGTGTACTTCTCATGTAAGTACCATCTGTTAATAAACTTCCGTAAGCTGCATTTACACCTTGCAATGCATCTTCATCTGTTTTCCAAAAATTATCGACTGCATTATTATTTGGGTCTAATTGAGTCAAGTCTTCGTTATCAACACAGCTTGTGGTTACCAAGGCTAGTGAAAGAAAAACGGTTATATAGCTAAAAATTTTAGATTTCATTTTAATACGTTTTAATGGTTAGACCTGGTTAGAAGCTTACTTCTACTCCTAAAGAAATTGTTCTTGGATTTGGGAAAGATCCTGCATCATATCCTCTTGAAAGCAATCCGTCACTATTAAAGTCTGGATCGTATCCTTTATATTTAGAGATAATCAACAGGTTTTGACCATTTAGGTAAACCTTAGCTTTTTCAATAAATTTATCTTTGATCGGAATGTTATAACCAATTTCCATTGTTTGCAGTTTCACATAATCACCACTTTCAATAAATCTGTTTGAATCTCTGCTATTTCCGTTTGGATCTCCAATAACTGGAGCAGGAATATTTGTATTGGTATTAGTTGGTGTCCAGTAATTTAATTCGTCTGTATGATGGTTTGTATATTGTCCGATCATTAAATTTCGGTACATAGCATTAAATACTTTATTACCACCTGCTCCTTGCCAAAACATTGAGAAATCAAAGTTTGAATAACTTGCACTAAAATTAAGTCCGAAACCATATTTAGGAATTGTTACCCCCTGAAAAGTTCTATCTGCGTCTGTTATCGCTCCGTCGCCATTTACATCTCTAAATTTTACATCTCCAGGAGCTGCACCTGTTTGGGTTGGAGAAGATGCAACTTCAGCAACATTTTGGAAAATTCCAATTGCTTCCCAAGCAAATAATTCACCCACAGATCTTCCTACTTCAGTTTTAGAAACTGCTCCATAAATAGGATTTCCATTTACACCAATTTTAGTAACTTCATTTTTAAGTGTTCCGAAGTTTCCAGAAATATCATATTTAAATTTATGATGATGATTGCTATAAGATGCTGTAAATTCTACCCCTGAGTTTTTCATTGCTCCCGCATTTGTTGTCACACTTGCAGGAAATGCTCCTGTTGAATATGGAAGCGGAACTCCTAATAACAAATCGTTTGATTTCTTTACAAAATATTCTGCTGTAAATTGTAAATCGTTGTTTAAGAAACCTAATTCAATACCAACATTTGAGTTTGTAGATTTTTCCCATTTTACATTTGGGTCAAGTGCTTGCTACTACAGTAGTTCCAGGAGCAAGCTCATTATTAAAATCATAACCTGCAAAACTGTTTACTGTTGAAGCAAAGAAATATTGAGAAATAGTATTATTACCTAAAGTACCATAACCACCTCTTAGTTTAATATTGCTTATCCATTCTGGTAATGTCCAGAATTTTTCGTTACTAAGTTTCCATCCTCCTGAAAAAGAGTAAAAGTTTGCTGAATTATTTTTTTCGCTGAAAAGAGATGTTTTATCTTGTCTAAAATTAGCCTGCAATAAATATCTGTCATCATAAGCATAATTTAATCTGCTTATATATGATATTCCTGTAATCGTAAATTTGTATTCAGATGCGTTTCTAGAATCTGCATATTGAAGCATTGGGATTTCGCCTGGAGTATAACCAACACCTCTCATATTATATCGGTGGTAATCTCTTTTTTCTTGAATCCAACCTGCAAGAGCATCAATTTTATGTTTACCTAAAGTAATTTCATACGTTAATAAATTATTCAAGAAAGTTCTTAACTCATTACCCGTTTCAACATCTAGAGATGCCTCATCATTTGTTGTAATGTAATACCATCCTAAGTCACTTGGCGGAATAAACTTTCTGTTTTCCCAATCTGTTCTGTCGTAGCTTACGTCCAATTTATATTTAAGACCTTTTACAATTTCAATTTCTCCCCAAGCATCTCCAATAAAACGGTTTCTTTTTCCATTATTAGTAATTAGATTGTTGTATCCTATTGGGTTCATAGAAATAGCTCTCTGAGTTAAGTTGTCTGTACCACCATAACCTCCAAGTCTATTTGCGTCGTAAACTGGCATAGTTGGAATAGCTCCTAAAATGTCACTTACAACAGTCTGACCTGCATTATACTCATTAAAAATTTCTTTATCAGATTGTGTGTAAGCTATTTTTGCACCATATTTAAATTTCCCTTTTTTCCCATTTAAATTTAAATTCGTTGACAATCTCTCATAGTCCTGAGGTGTTTTAATGTAACTTGTATTTTTAAAATAGTCAACATTAAAACTATATGCAATACTTTCTGCTCCTCCAGTTAATGTCAAAGCTTGATTTTGCACAACACCTGTCTGAAAAGATTCTTTCTGCCAATCTGTATTTACATTTGAAATATAAGATGGGCTATTAGGATCATTTCCTGGAGCGATACTTACAGGAACGCCTGCTCTAATATCTCTATTTCTCTCAGCCTCGCTAGTAATTTTTTGGTAACCCTCGCGATCTGTAACATCCCATTTTTTAGCAACATTTTGAAGACCAACAATAGACTTGAATTTAATATCCATTTTACCTTGTCTTCCTTTTTTAGTCGTAATAATTACAACACCATTTGCACCGCGCACACCATAAATAGCAAGCAGAAGAAGCATCTTTTAAAACCTGCATCGATTCTATTTCTCCTGGAGCAAAATCATAAGGTGAATCGACCATAATTCCGTCGATTACAAAAAGCGGATTATTGTTACTGAATGAAGTTATACCTCTAATCTTCACATTTACAAACCCTCCTGGTTCTCCTGAAGATTGTACCGTAACACCTGGAACTTGTCCTTGAAGCATTTTTGCAAGCATCATAAGTAACGACCTTTTTAGCCGATTCTAAATTAACGACACTTACAGAACCTGTTAAGTCAGATTTCTTTTGAGTTCCGTAACCAATAACAACTACTTCATTCAGTTTATTGGTATCTTCACCTAAAGCTATATCAAGTTTAGATTGACTTCCTACAGCTATTTCTTTATTCTGAAATCCTATAAATGAAAAAACTAAAACATCAGTTGGCGATGCTTTAATCGAATACTCTCCATCAAATCCAGTTGTAGTAACTGTTTTGGTTCCTTTTATTATAATGTTTACACCGGCAAAGGAAGGTTGTCTTGTGCCGATGTTACAACTCCTGTTATCGTTTTGCCTTGAGCAGACATTTGATTAACAGAGAATAATAGCATTAATACTGCTAAAATCCAATTTGTTTTTGGCAATAGAAAATTGCAATACAAAAGTAATTTTTGTTTTGTAATCATAATGGTTTAGTTAAGATTGGTTAGTGGTTTAGTTAATAAGTGTTAATCTTACATTTGTAAATTTAACTAAAAAAAAACCACGTAAACAAATTAATATCACAAAAAAACAGCCTAAAAAAAACACATATCGTAAATTAAGTGTTGAATTAACATTTAAAAAATCAAAGTTTTTTCAAAAAAACAGCTGTTTTATTGATTTTAATTGTGTAAAAAATACACTTTTAATCGAAAAGTCGTTTTTTAAGCAAAAAAAGAGGCAAATGAAAAAAAGCATAAATAATCTGTTTTTTAATGCTTTGAATTCGAAAAAAAGAATATTTTGTAAGTAAAAGATTGTTTATTTTAGTAGGTTTCTAATTAAACAGAGCCTATTTTTGCAAAAAACTATCCTTGACTGTCCTGTTTTTTTCTTAAAAAAATCTTAAAAAACAGATTTGTATGTTATTTTTATGTGAAAAGTAATTTTTTTAAGGCTACATTTGAGTAGTTAATTATGTAAGTGTAAAATCTACATTAATAAATTATGATACGTTTTAAGAAGTTCATATATTTACCCATCCAAATTAATTATATATGCTAAATAGTTATAGCTCTGCTGATAAAGTTTTACTGGCAGTAGACTGCATCATTTTCGGATTCGATAATGATGGTCTGAAAATCCTTTTGATTCAAAGAGATTTTGAGCCTGAAAAAGGAAAATGGTCCTTAATTGGTGGGTTTCTAAAACGAGATGAAGTTTTAGACGCTGCCGCAACTAGAATCTTAAATACCTATACAGGTCTTAACGATATTTATATGGAACAGCTGTATGCTTACAGCGAAATAGATCGTGACCCAGTAGAACGAACCATTTCGGTTTCTTATTTTGCTTTAATTAATATCGAAAACCATAATGCAGAATTGATTCAGAATTATCATGCAGAATGGTTTCCTATTAATGATGCACCAAACTTAATTTTTGACCACAACGAAATGGTCGAAAATGCAATAAAGAGACTACGCTACAAAACTTCTATCAAACCTATTGGCTTCGAATTGCTTCCGGAGAAATTCACAATGCGCCAGCTTTTAGAATTGTACGAAGCTATTTTGAGCAAAGAATTAGACAAAAGAAATTTCATTAGTAAAATAAACTCTTTGGAAATCTTAAATAAACTAGAAGAAAAAGACATGCAGTCTTCTCGAAAAGGTTCTTATTTATATACTTTCAACAAAGAAAAATACGAAGAAAAACTACTCAATAATTTTGTATTGAATTTATAAACCTTATTTATTCTCTCGCAGATTTAGGAGATTTGGCTGATTTAATAAAAAAATCTCCTGCATCTGCTAAATCTGCGGGAGAAATTTATAGCGAATTACGCAATATAAGAGCAGATCTATTTTCGATCTGCTCTTTTGTTCCTTTCAAAACCATATCGGCCAAAATTTTTCCCATCACTTCAAAGTTGGTTGAAATTGTAGTAATTCCGTTTGTCGCAATTTTCTTCAATGGAGTTTCATTATACGATATAATTCCAAAATCTTCACCTAGCTTTAAGTTTCTATTAATCGCATTTTCTATTACCAAAAGTAAATCGCGATCATGCGGAATAATATATAAATCTCCTAAAGCGATAGACTGATTGCTAAAATCTGAAATAATTGCATAATCGAAACCAAACTCTTTACAAAACGATTCAAAGCCCAATTTCATTCCAGGAGGTTCTCTAAAACCAGGGAAAATTAAAATTAGTTTTTTGTATTTTGATAATCTTGATTTGCCTTTCATCAAACCTTCGTAAATATCTTTTTGGTGATTTTGGTAAATTGCAGGAAACATTTTCAAATCCGAATTGGTCTGATCCAAAATAATTACGTCGCTTACTGGTAGGGTTTTTATAGAATCTACGACATCGTTTAAGTTTGTCGGCATAATAATATATTTTGTATAATTTCCATTGCTATCATTTATAAGTTTTTTGAAAACCTGAACATTAAAATGATGAAAGAAAATATCGACCTGAACATTTTTTCCAATATTTTTTAAAAACGAATTATAAATATCTTCTTTGAAAATATTCAATTCATCAAAAAGTAAAAAAACCTTCTGAGTTATAGTGATTTCAACACTTTTAACATAATATCCCTTTCCTGGAATGGCGTAAATAATACCTCTTTTCTTCAATTCGTCATACGCCAGCAAGACCGTATCTCGAGATAAAGAGAAAGCTAAACAGACTTTATTTACCGACGGAAGCCTATCTCCTTTAATTAAATTTCCCTCTTCAATCGCTTTTTCGATTGAAAGAATAATCTGCTTATATTTTGGCAGACCAATGTTATTTTGGATTGAAATAATGTTCATAATAAAAGTCATTTTGACTATAAAGATTAAAAACTGGTAGGTACTGGTATGCAAAAATAATAAATGTTTCTATTTTTGGATTTCATTTTTGGTAAAAATTATATGGAAATAAAACACATATCGCATTTAAAGGAGACTCACAATTGCAAATTGTTTGGTTTAATGCCCAATAAAGAAGAAATTTATTCTTTTGATCTGGTTAATAAAAACGGAATGAAAGTTCAAGTCATCAATTATGGTGCAACGGTAACTTCGATCCAAATTCCAGTAAATGGGAAACTGGTAGATGTTGTTTTAGGCTTTGACAATCTAGAATCATATTTAGAATCCTATAATCTACCAAGTGCTCCTTATTTTGGAACTACAGTTGGCCGTTACGCTGGTCGTATTCATAATGCGACTTTTAGCCTTGCTGATAAAAAGTTTCAACTAGACGGAAACAATAATGGCAACACGCTTCACGGAGGAGTTATGGGGTTTGGAAGAAAAGCTTGGAGTGTTGTTAATGCAACTTCTGGTGAAAATCCATCAATTACTTTTGGTCTTTTGAGCGAACATTTAGAAGAAAATTTTCCTGGAGAAATGACCGTTTATTTAAGGTATACTTTAACTGAAGAAAATGAATTGAAGTTAGAATACAAAGCAACTTCAACAGAAGACACAGTTATCAATTTAACGCATCACAGTTATTTTAACCTTGATGGACATGACGGAAATGTTTTAGAACAGCAAATGTTTATTAAATCGGCTAAAATGCTAGAAACTAATACAGACAATATTCCAACTGGAAACTTTACCGATTTAACCAATCATGATTTTGATTTTAGAAATCCAAAAAGCTGTCCGTTTCCTATTGACAACTCTTTTGTAGTAAATTCTAAAACAGAAATCGTTGGACAATTAATCAGCTTAAAAAATAAACTGAGAATGAATGTCTACACCGATCAACCAAGTGTACATATATATGTAGGCGGAAATTGTTTCGGAAAACTAAAAGGAAAAGAAAATGTAGATTATCATGCACAAAGCGGAATTTGTTTCGAAACTCAAAATTTCCCAGATGCTCCAAATCAGGCTCACTTTCCGAATGCAGTTTTGAAAAAAGGCGAAGAATACACGCAAAAAACACTTTACAAATTTGAAAATTTAAACTAATACAATTCCAAAAACCACAATACACTAACTATATAATGAATGATATTTTAATACAGAATACCGTTGCTTTTTTTGAGAAATCTTTTGGATCTTCTCCTCAAAAAACGGTACTTTCTCCTGGTAGAATCAACATCATAGGAGAGCATATTGACTACAATGATGGTTATGTTTTACCTGCTGCAATTGACAAAGTAATTTGTTTTGCTTTTGAAAAAAACAATACCAAAACTTCTAAAATAATTGCTATCGATTTAAATGAAGAATTTGAAATCGATTTGACTCAAGAAGTAAAACTAAGTGATGTAGTTTGGACTAATTATATTCGTGGCGTAATTAAACAATTACAAGATAACGGATTTTCTTTTGACGGTTTCAATTGCGTTTTCAGCAGTAATATTCCGGTTGGTTCTGGATTGTCTTCTTCGGCAGCTTTAGAATGCGGGATGATTTTCGGAATCAAATCTCTTTTCGATTTAAAAATTGAGAAAAAAGACATTTCGTTATTAGGACAAAAAGCAGAACATTGGGTTGGAATCAACTGCGGAATTATGGATCAATTTTCGAGCGTTCACGGCCTTGAAAATAAAGTAATTCAATTAGATTGCAACAATTTAGATTTTGAATATCACAATGCCGACTTCAAAGATTATTCTCTAATTTTATTTGATTCTAATGTAAAACATTCTCTTTTTACATCAGAATACAACACTAGAAGAATCGAGTGCGAAGAAGGTTTATCGATTATAAAAAGCCATTTTCCAGAAGTAAAAAGTTTTAGAGATGCGACCGAAGAGCAGGTTTTAAGTCTTAAAGATAAAATGACCGAAAAAGTATTTTCAAGAGTTCATTTTGTTGTAAAAGAAATCAATCGCGTTATCAAAGCCTGTAAAGCTTTAGACGAAGGAAATATCGAACTTTTAGGCGAATTGCTTTTTGAAACGCATTATGGTTTATCTCAAGAATATGAGGTAAGTCGCGAAGAATTAGACATGCTTGTAAATACAGCAAAAGAAGACGATGCCATTGTTGGTTCTAGACTAATGGGAGGCGGTTTTGGAGGTTGTACTATCAATTTAGTTAAAAAAGGAAATGAAAATGAGGTTAAGCGTAAGTTCTCTAAGCTTTATTTGGATACATTTGGAATTGAATTAAAATTCTATGATGTAAAAATCTCTAACGGAACAACGCTACTTTAAAACCACACACTGTACAATGAAAAATTTTGACATTAACGAAGATCCGCACAGACGCTTCAACCCATTAATTAACGAATGGGTCTTAGTTTCACCTCATCGTGCGAAACGCCCTTGGCAGGGACAAAATGAAACTATTTCAACCGAAGAACTTCCTAAATACGACCCAACTTGCTATTTGTGTCCAGGAAATGTTCGTGCCAACGGAATGAATAACCCACAATACGAAAGCAGTTTTGTTTTTGAAAATGATTTTGCCGCAATGAAGCAGGACGAAATTATTTTTGAAGAAGATATTAAACATACATTCTTTAAAGCAAAACCAGAACAGGGAATTTCTAGAGTAGTCTGCTTCTCGCCAAGACATGATCTAACTTTACCTGAGATGGAAATTGCTGATATTGAAAATATAATCAGAACTTGGCAGAAAGAATATACCGATTTAGGAAATATTAAATTCATTAACCATGTTCAGATTTTTGAAAACAAAGGAAGCGTTATGGGTTGCAGCAACCCGCATCCACACGGTCAGATCTGGGCACAGTCGTCTCTTCCTACTCAGGTTGAAAAAACACAGAACAGCTTAAAATTATACTACGACAAAAATCAAAAAACATTATTAGAAGATTATGTCAAAGCTGAACTAAAAGCTGGTGATCGTATCGTAATCGAGAATGACCATTTTGTTGCATTGGTTCCTTTCTGGGCAATTTGGCCATACGAAACCATGATTATCAGCAAAAGAGCTGTAAACAAAATCACCAATTTTACAGCTGACGAAAGTACCGCTTTCGCGAAAATCTTAAAGGAACTTACAACGAAGTATGACAATTTATTTAATACTTCATTTCCATATTCTTCAGGAATTCACCAATCTCCAACAGATGGTTTAATTCACCCAGAATGGCACTTCCACATGCATTTCTACCCGCCATTGTTAAGATCGGCAACTGTAAAGAAATTCATGGTTGGATATGAAATGTTAGGCGAATCGCAACGTGACATTACACCTGAAAAAAGTGCTGAAATTTTAAGACAGCTTTCAGATGTACATTATAAAAGTTTGGTAAAAGCCTAACCGTTTAATGTTGTAATAAAGCCAAAAAATAAAAATTTAACACAATTACCTACGAATAAATGTAAAAAACACATTTGCTAATGGTTGATTTTTAAATTTTTATTTTACATTTGGCTTCTGCTTTTATTTTCGCAAAAAAATAACAGAAATAAAACACATCTTGCATTTTTAACAAGATTTGACAACATAAAAACTGATTTAAAACCACATAAACAAACAACCCTATAAATAATTATTTAAAATACTACTAACAATGAACCAAAACCTCGCTTTCGCAGACTATGCGGTTTTTATTATCTACTTTATCGTAGTCTCGGTCTACGGTTACACAGTTTACCGTAAACGTAAACAAGACGAACAAGATGCTAAAGCTTACTTTTTGGCTGAAGGAAATTTAACATGGTGGGCAATTGGAGCTTCTCTTATTGCTTCTAATATCTCTGCAGAACAGTTCATCGGAATGAGCGGTGAAGGTTTCTTTTTAGGAATCGCTGTTGTCGCTTACGAATGGCTTGCTCGCTATTGCACTTATTATTGTTGCTGTATGGTTTATTCCTGTATATCTTAAAAACAAGATCTACACGATGCCGCAATTCTTAAAAACACGTTACAACGAATCTACTGCTTTGATTATGGCAGTTTTCTGGTTGTTCTTATATGTTTTTGTAAACTTAACTTCTATTTTATATTTAGGAGCTGTTGCTATTAACGGTCTTGCTGGAGGTCAATATCTTCACGCAATCATGATCGGATTAGCTGTATTTGCATTATTTATTTCTCTTGGAGGAATGAAAGTTGTAGCTTATACAGACGTAATTCAAGTTGCTGTATTAATCATTGGAGGTTTAGTAACTTCTTATATTGCTCTTACAACTGTTGGACAATATTTTGGCGTTGGCGAAAATGCAATTGCTGGGTTTAAAGTTTTAATGAAAGAAGCTCCAGAGCATTTCAAAATGATTATTCCAAAACCAACTGCTGCATCTTCACAGATTGAAATCGATAAATATTTAACTTTCCCAGGATTGTTATCTTACGCCGCTGGTATCTGGATCATCAACTTAAACTACTGGGGATGTAACCAATACATTACACAAAGAGCACTTGGAGCAGATTTACAAACTGCACGTACAGGAATTTTATTTGCTGGTATGTTAAAATTATTAATGCCACTTATCGTAATGCTTCCTGGTATTGTCGCTTACGTTTTATACACAAACGGACATTTACCACAATTAGTTGGAGGTAAAGATGGTGCTTATTCTGCTGTATTAACTTTCCTTCCAACAGGATTAAAAGGACTTTCAGTTGCTGCTTTAACAGCTGCAATCGTAGCTTCTTTGGCTGGAAAAGTAAATAGTATTTCTACAATCTACACATTAGACGTTCACAAAAAATACATCCAAAAAGATGCTGGCGAAAAACAACAAGTAAACATTGGACGTCTTGCCGTTTTTGTCGCCATGCTTTTAGCTGTTTTATTTACATGGAATGACGTTTTAGGAATTGGTGGCGTTGGAGGATTTACATACATCCAAAAATATACTGGATTCATCAGCCCTGGAGTTTTTGCTATGTTCTTCTTAGGTATGTTCTGGAAAAGAACTACTGGAACAGCTGCAATCGTGGGAGTAATTCTAGGATTCTTATTATCTGTTTTATTCAACGAATACGCTCCAGCTTTATTTGGAAACGATACACTTTTATACACAGCATACTCTAATGGAAAAGGAGCTTTTGAAATTCCGTTCCACATCTGTATGGGATTATCATTCTTATTTACAATGATTGCCATGATTCTAATAAGTTTCGCTGGACCAAAAGTAAACCCTAAAGCATTCGAGACAGAACCTGGAATGTTTAAAGTTAAACCGCAAACAACAGTCTTAATCGTAATTACATTATTGATTATTGTTGCGCTTTATGTTAAGTTCTGGTAATAAATTATCAGTTCTATTCTCTCTATTTTTACAGCTGTTGTTTGTCATGAACAACAGCTGTAAATTTTTTAAAGTATATTCATTGAATAAAAAATATAGCC
It encodes:
- a CDS encoding RagB/SusD family nutrient uptake outer membrane protein, translated to MQTIYGWAYETYYQGIYRANQVLTNVPGIDFEDEALKNRIIGQAYFLRGLFFFHAVNMFKNVPLPTELAVYYPQKTQEEGWAQVISDFKVAAELLPNSYTGISGLDAGQKGRATKGAALGYLGKAYLFTKDFSNAKTTFKQVIDLGVYSLVANYRDNFTTANENNSESLFEVQFSRDAGGVDLGWGGAPASGWGKTSARAITYAPRAFGWTDVQPTWALFNEFKEEKTKTGADDPRLDATIFYNKPGGMQLYGKDFATFYASSPADLNDLFCRKYQNSDGQFADEYDWRSGINERLLRYADVLLMYAECLNETGDTPGAYTYIQMVRDRVNLPDLATTKPGMSQAQMREQIGHERFLEFPLEGHRFDDIRRWGWLQDPTKLAWLKSRDAEFNSYTAGREYFPIPQLEMDNNPGTIQNDSY
- a CDS encoding aldose epimerase family protein — its product is MEIKHISHLKETHNCKLFGLMPNKEEIYSFDLVNKNGMKVQVINYGATVTSIQIPVNGKLVDVVLGFDNLESYLESYNLPSAPYFGTTVGRYAGRIHNATFSLADKKFQLDGNNNGNTLHGGVMGFGRKAWSVVNATSGENPSITFGLLSEHLEENFPGEMTVYLRYTLTEENELKLEYKATSTEDTVINLTHHSYFNLDGHDGNVLEQQMFIKSAKMLETNTDNIPTGNFTDLTNHDFDFRNPKSCPFPIDNSFVVNSKTEIVGQLISLKNKLRMNVYTDQPSVHIYVGGNCFGKLKGKENVDYHAQSGICFETQNFPDAPNQAHFPNAVLKKGEEYTQKTLYKFENLN
- a CDS encoding NUDIX hydrolase; this translates as MLNSYSSADKVLLAVDCIIFGFDNDGLKILLIQRDFEPEKGKWSLIGGFLKRDEVLDAAATRILNTYTGLNDIYMEQLYAYSEIDRDPVERTISVSYFALINIENHNAELIQNYHAEWFPINDAPNLIFDHNEMVENAIKRLRYKTSIKPIGFELLPEKFTMRQLLELYEAILSKELDKRNFISKINSLEILNKLEEKDMQSSRKGSYLYTFNKEKYEEKLLNNFVLNL
- a CDS encoding carboxypeptidase-like regulatory domain-containing protein — encoded protein: MGTRQPSFAGVNIIIKGTKTVTTTGFDGEYSIKASPTDVLVFSFIGFQNKEIAVGSQSKLDIALGEDTNKLNEVVVIGYGTQKKSDLTGSVSVVNLESAKKVVTYDACKNASRTSSRCYGTIFRRTRRVCKCED
- a CDS encoding TonB-dependent receptor — translated: MELGFLNNDLQFTAEYFVKKSNDLLLGVPLPYSTGAFPASVTTNAGAMKNSGVEFTASYSNHHHKFKYDISGNFGTLKNEVTKIGVNGNPIYGAVSKTEVGRSVGELFAWEAIGIFQNVAEVASSPTQTGAAPGDVKFRDVNGDGAITDADRTFQGVTIPKYGFGLNFSASYSNFDFSMFWQGAGGNKVFNAMYRNLMIGQYTNHHTDELNYWTPTNTNTNIPAPVIGDPNGNSRDSNRFIESGDYVKLQTMEIGYNIPIKDKFIEKAKVYLNGQNLLIISKYKGYDPDFNSDGLLSRGYDAGSFPNPRTISLGVEVSF
- a CDS encoding UDP-glucose--hexose-1-phosphate uridylyltransferase, producing MKNFDINEDPHRRFNPLINEWVLVSPHRAKRPWQGQNETISTEELPKYDPTCYLCPGNVRANGMNNPQYESSFVFENDFAAMKQDEIIFEEDIKHTFFKAKPEQGISRVVCFSPRHDLTLPEMEIADIENIIRTWQKEYTDLGNIKFINHVQIFENKGSVMGCSNPHPHGQIWAQSSLPTQVEKTQNSLKLYYDKNQKTLLEDYVKAELKAGDRIVIENDHFVALVPFWAIWPYETMIISKRAVNKITNFTADESTAFAKILKELTTKYDNLFNTSFPYSSGIHQSPTDGLIHPEWHFHMHFYPPLLRSATVKKFMVGYEMLGESQRDITPEKSAEILRQLSDVHYKSLVKA
- a CDS encoding GntR family transcriptional regulator, whose product is MNIISIQNNIGLPKYKQIILSIEKAIEEGNLIKGDRLPSVNKVCLAFSLSRDTVLLAYDELKKRGIIYAIPGKGYYVKSVEITITQKVFLLFDELNIFKEDIYNSFLKNIGKNVQVDIFFHHFNVQVFKKLINDSNGNYTKYIIMPTNLNDVVDSIKTLPVSDVIILDQTNSDLKMFPAIYQNHQKDIYEGLMKGKSRLSKYKKLILIFPGFREPPGMKLGFESFCKEFGFDYAIISDFSNQSIALGDLYIIPHDRDLLLVIENAINRNLKLGEDFGIISYNETPLKKIATNGITTISTNFEVMGKILADMVLKGTKEQIENRSALILRNSL
- a CDS encoding TonB-dependent receptor plug domain-containing protein, which encodes MMLAKMLQGQVPGVTVQSSGEPGGFVNVKIRGITSFSNNNPLFVIDGIMVDSPYDFAPGEIESMQVLKDASSACYLWCARCKWCCNYYD
- the galK gene encoding galactokinase, whose amino-acid sequence is MNDILIQNTVAFFEKSFGSSPQKTVLSPGRINIIGEHIDYNDGYVLPAAIDKVICFAFEKNNTKTSKIIAIDLNEEFEIDLTQEVKLSDVVWTNYIRGVIKQLQDNGFSFDGFNCVFSSNIPVGSGLSSSAALECGMIFGIKSLFDLKIEKKDISLLGQKAEHWVGINCGIMDQFSSVHGLENKVIQLDCNNLDFEYHNADFKDYSLILFDSNVKHSLFTSEYNTRRIECEEGLSIIKSHFPEVKSFRDATEEQVLSLKDKMTEKVFSRVHFVVKEINRVIKACKALDEGNIELLGELLFETHYGLSQEYEVSREELDMLVNTAKEDDAIVGSRLMGGGFGGCTINLVKKGNENEVKRKFSKLYLDTFGIELKFYDVKISNGTTLL